A window of Argopecten irradians isolate NY chromosome 1, Ai_NY, whole genome shotgun sequence contains these coding sequences:
- the LOC138321855 gene encoding vigilin-like has protein sequence MATNEEVVRNVDAEAYDPDKPQQYGEAFPPLGRTFGAMGQKQPTMEKTIWSNKMTMKTSTCTQVFTVPMEERRYKEFNEQSFGDETDQAKICKEIMARNNVSIEMSCAKDQSLTVVIHGKDQNVMKARREIVSRLQTQANTLLKIPREHHRFILGKSGKKLQDLELATQTKITIPRPEENSDMIKITGTKEGIDKARHEIQITSDEQAKLAFERLPVPKVYHPFICGPKNDNIKKWIDETGAKIHMPPPSVMKDEIVVSGEVDGVLKCKANIMKIYEEKKRKCQTVSVEVRKSQHKYIIGPRGNGVHEILADTGVSVEVPPVDSSLETITLRGEQDKLGPALTMVYSKANSVVFAEVMAPTWLHKYVIGRQGANVRKITESFSKVHIEFTDGADKIVVEGPPEEVESAVKELEGVVKDLQTRMDFTEVNIDQRFHKHIIGKAGQNITRIKNDTGVSIKIPSDTEHSNIIRIEGDPKGVLQAKEELMEMSKRMENEKSKDILIEQRFHRTIIGARGENIREIRERFNQVQITFPDPGKKSDIVTLRGPKADVDKCFKHLSQLQQDMVASNYQANVHIFKDFHKNVIGKGGATIRKIREETNTRIDLPSEDSESDVILITGKKADVEAARAQIEAIQKDLANIKEAVVSIPHKLHNSIIGAKGRLIRAIMEECGGVIIRFPSEGNVSDKVIIRGPTADVENAKTQLMELASEKQQSSFTAEVRAKPEYHRFLIGRGGTNIRKVREKTGARVIFPSSEDQDQELISIIGKKESVDMAKVELEGLIKNLDNIVEGEMNVDPKHHRHFVARRGEVLRHIAEQYGGVTVSFPRSGVKSDRVVIKGSKDCVEGAKKRIQEIVSDLDSQVTVECVIAQQHHRTVMGTRGSNVQEITRNYDVGIKFPERPMANGDKENHQDDGMVNGEVNDEAPPAEQSPKKNDIIVITGKQENCEQAKEALLALVPITDEMTIRYDFHRFIIGQQGKDVRRMMKEHDVNISIPPASEHCETVKVTGPPANVRRAMAALSDRCEELEKEMEDRELKSFQLTIEVDSSLHPKIIGRRGAVISKIRKDHDVNIQFPNREDTDQNTITITGYEKATQAAKEDILKIVQEYEEMVTIECRVDHRVHPRIIGARGRNIRKLMEQFKVDVRFPRSDSDDPDVIFITGAEDAVEDCQDHLLNIEEEFLQDVIDQEAMRELTRPPSKREGHSKGQQESHQGFVVVDAPWHGAPDTTSTEEFPSFGAVTAPNPGRAWGPATFGKK, from the exons ATGGCTACAAACGAAGAAGTGGTCCGAAATGTCGATGCAGAGGCCTACGACCCAGATAAACCCCAACAGTATGGGGAGGCGTTCCCTCCCCTCGGCCGCACTTTTGGAGCAATGGGGCAAAAACAGCCAACCATGGAAAAGACGATATGGAGTAACAAAATGACCATGAAAACATCAACCTGCACTCAG gTGTTTACTGTGCCCATGGAAGAACGAAGGTATAAAGAATTTAATGAACAGAGTTTTGGAGATGAGACTGACCAGGCAAAAATTTGTAAGGAAATAATGGCCCGTAACA ATGTGTCAATCGAGATGAGCTGTGCTAAGGACCAGAGTTTGACTGTAGTAATACATGGAAAAGATCAAAATGTAATGAAAGCCAGAAGAGAAATTGTCAGTCGCTTGCAGACACAG GCCAATACTTTACTGAAAATACCCAGGGAACACCACCGATTCATCCTTGGAAAAAGTGGCAAGAAACTTCAGGATCTAGAACTGGCAACACAGACGAAGATTACCATCCCCCGACCAGAAGAGAACTCGGACATGATTAAAATCACCGGAACCAAAGAAGGCATTGACAAGGCCAGGCACGAGATACAAATAACCTCTGATGAACAG GCTAAACTGGCTTTTGAGCGTCTACCTGTACCTAAAGTATATCACCCCTTCATTTGTGGACCTAAGAATGATAATATTAAGAAGTGGATTGATGAGACAGGAGCCAAAATCCATATGCCTCCACCGAGTGTGATGAAGGATGAGATAGTTGTATCAGGAGAAGTGGATGGAGTCCTCAAATGTAAAGCTAACATCATGAAGATTTATGAAGAGAAG AAACGAAAATGCCAGACTGTCTCTGTCGAGGTGAGGAAGTCTCAGCATAAGTACATTATCGGACCACGTGGAAATGGAGTCCACGAAATACTGGCTGATACAGGTGTGTCAGTAGAAGTACCACCTGTGGATAGTTCACTGGAGACCATCACACTACGCGGTGAACAGGACAAACTAGGACCAGCACTCACTATGGTCTACTCCAAG GCCAATAGTGTAGTATTTGCAGAGGTTATGGCCCCAACCTGGCTGCATAAATATGTGATAGGACGACAGGGTGCCAATGTTAGAAAGATCACAGAATCATTCTCAAAG GTACACATTGAGTTTACGGATGGGGCAGACAAGATCGTTGTTGAAGGCCCACCAGAAGAAGTGGAATCTGCTGTCAAGGAGTTGGAGGGTGTTGTAAAGGATCTG CAAACACGTATGGACTTCACAGAAGTGAATATTGACCAAAGATTCCATAAACACATCATTGGAAAGGCCGGACAGAACA TCACAAGAATCAAGAATGATACGGGAGTGTCAATAAAGATACCATCAGACACGGAACACAGCAATATTATCCGGATTGAAGGTGATCCTAAAGGTGTGCTCCAGGCCAAGGAAGAACTCATGGAGATGTCCAAGAGAATG GAAAACGAGAAGAGTAAAGATATTCTGATTGAGCAACGTTTTCATCGCACCATTATTGGAGCTCGTGGAGAGAATATCAGAGAGATCAGAGAGCGCTTCAATCAAGTCCAGATCACCTTCCCTGATCCTGGTAAAAAGAGTGACATTGTAACATTGAGGGGACCAAAAGCTGACGTGGACAAGTGTTTCAAACATCTCTCACAGCTGCAACAAGATATG GTTGCAAGTAACTACCAAGCCAATGTCCACATATTCAAAGACTTTCACAAGAATGTCATCGGCAAAGGTGGAGCTACAATCAGGAAG ATCCGTGAAGAAACCAACACGAGGATTGATCTGCCGAGTGAGGATAGCGAGTCCGATGTCATTCTCATCACTGGTAAAAAGGCTGACGTGGAAGCAGCTAGGGCCCAAATAGAGGCTATACAGAAAGACCTG GCCAACATCAAAGAAGCAGTTGTGAGTATCCCACACAAACTACACAACTCGATCATTGGCGCCAAGGGCAGACTTATCCGAGCTATCATGGAGGAATGTGGGGGAGTCATCATTCGTTTCCCATCAGAGGGCAATGTCAGCGACAAAGTTATTATTCGTGGACCAACTGCAGATGTGGAAAACGCCAAAACACAACTGATGGAATTAGCATCTGAGAAG CAACAGTCAAGTTTCACAGCAGAAGTAAGAGCAAAACCAGAATATCACCGATTTCTTATTGGAAGGGGAGGAACTAACATTAGGAAG GTGCGTGAGAAAACAGGAgccagagttatcttccctagTTCTGAAGACCAAGACCAGGAACTGATCAGCATCATTGGCAAAAAAGAATCTGTGGACATGGCTAAGGTCGAGCTGGAAGGTCTCATTAAAAATCTG GATAATATTGTAGAGGGAGAGATGAATGTTGATCCCAAACATCACCGACACTTTGTGGCAAGGCGTGGGGAAGTTCTCCGCCACATTGCTGAGCAGTATGGAGGTGTCACAGTCAGTTTCCCTCGCAGTGGAGTCAAGAGTGATCGCGTCGTCATTAAGGGCTCCAAAGATTGTGTGGAAGGGGCCAAGAAGCGCATTCAGGAGATCGTCTCAGATTTA GACTCGCAAGTGACAGTTGAATGTGTGATCGCACAACAACATCACCGCACTGTGATGGGAACTCGCGGTTCAAACGTTCAGGAGATCACACGTAATTACGATGTCGGCATTAAATTTCCGGAGAGACCTATGGCCAATGGAGATAAAg AAAACCACCAGGATGACGGTATGGTAAATGGTGAAGTAAATGATGAAGCCCCTCCTGCAGAACAGTCTCCCAAGAAAAACGATATCATTGTCATAACTGGCAAGCAGGAGAACTGTGAACAGGCTAAGGAAGCGTTACTG GCACTTGTACCAATTACGGATGAAATGACCATCAGGTACGACTTCCATCGTTTCATCATCGGACAACAGGGTAAGGATGTTCGTCGTATGATGAAGGAGCATGACGTCAACATCTCCATACCACCAGCAAGTGAACACTGTGAAACTGTCAAAGTAACTGGTCCACCGGCCAACGTCCGACGGGCTATGGCTGCTCTGTCAGACCGATGTGAGGAGCTTGAAAAGGAAATGGAAGACAGG GAACTGAAAAGCTTCCAGCTGACTATTGAAGTTGATTCTAGCCTGCACCCCAAGATCATTGGACGTAGAGGAGCAGTCATCTCCAAGATACGTAAGGACCATGATGTCAACATTCAGTTCCCGAACCGTGAGGATACCGACCAAAACACCATTACCATCACTGGCTACGAGAAGGCTACACAAGCGGCCAAGGAAGACATCTTAAAGATTGTTCAGGAATAT GAGGAAATGGTTACCATCGAGTGCCGTGTGGACCACAGAGTTCATCCACGTATCATTGGAGCTCGAGGTCGCAACATCAGGAAGTTGATGGAACAGTTCAAGGTTGATGTTCGCTTCCCACGGTCAGATTCTGATGATCCTGATGTCATCTTCATCACTGGAGCTGAAGATGCTGTGGAAGATTGCCAGGATCATCTCCTTAATATTGAGGAAGAATTC CTTCAGGATGTGATTGATCAAGAGGCGATGCGCGAGTTGACAAGGCCACCAAGTAAACGAGAAGGTCACAGTAAAGGACAGCAGGAATCCCACCAAGGCTTCGTGGTGGTTGATGCCCCATGGCATGGAGCTCCAGACACCACCAGTACTGAGGAGTTTCCATCCTTTGGTGCAGTCACTGCACCCAATCCTGGCCGTGCTTGGGGACCCGCCACCTTTGGCAAGAAGTAG